In Cervus elaphus chromosome 29, mCerEla1.1, whole genome shotgun sequence, a single window of DNA contains:
- the LOC122686171 gene encoding 14-3-3 protein theta-like — protein MEKTELIQKAKLAEQAERYDDMATCMKAVTEQGAELSNEERNLLSVAYKNVVGGRRSAWRVISSIEQKTDTSDKKLQLIKDYREKVESELRSICTTVLELLDKYLIANATNPESKVFYLKMKGDYFRYLGEVACGDDRKQTIDNSQGAYQEAFDISKKEMQPTHPIRLGLALNFSVFYYEILNNPELACTLAKTAFDEAIAELDTLNEDSYKDSTLIMQLLRDNLTLWTSDSAGEECDAAEGAEN, from the coding sequence ATGGAGAAGACGGAGCTGATCCAGAAGGCCAAGCTGGCCGAGCAGGCCGAGCGCTACGACGACATGGCCACCTGCATGAAGGCCGTGACGGAGCAGGGCGCCGAGCTGTCCAACGAGGAGCGCAACCTGCTCTCGGTGGCCTACAAGAACGTGGTCGGGGGCCGCCGGTCCGCCTGGAGGGTTATCTCCAGCATCGAGCAGAAGACCGACACCTCGGACAAGAAGTTGCAGCTGATCAAGGACTACCGGGAGAAAGTGGAGTCCGAGCTGAGGTCCATCTGCACCACGGTCCTGGAATTGTTGGATAAGTATTTAATAGCCAATGCAACTAATCCAGAGAGTAAGGTCTTCTATCTGAAAATGAAGGGAGATTACTTCCGGTACCTTGGTGAAGTTGCTTGTGGTGATGATCGGAAGCAAACGATAGATAATTCCCAAGGAGCTTACCAAGAGGCTTTCGATATAAGCAAGAAAGAGATGCAACCCACACACCCCATCCGGCTGGGGCTGGCTCTTAACTTTTCTGTGTTCTACTATGAGATCCTCAATAACCCGGAACTGGCCTGCACACTGGCTAAAACGGCTTTTGATGAGGCTATTGCAGAACTTGACACACTGAATGAAGACTCGTACAAAGACAGCACCCTCATCATGCAGCTGCTGAGAGACAACCTCACATTATGGACATCAGACAGTGCAGGAGAAGAATGTGATGCAGCAGAAGGGGCAGAAAACTAA